In Paraburkholderia sp. PGU19, the sequence GTCATTCGGGTACTCCGCGCGCCGCTTGCGGACGCAGGTAACGCAACATCTGGCGGACTGCGTGAGCGTGCAGACGGGTCTGCTCGACACGCGCGCGCCGCATCGTATCCAGTTGTGCCGCGCGCACGCCGTGCACCTCGGCCTCCAGCCGTTGTAGGGACTCGCCCAGCACCGCTTCCCTGCATGCGATCGACACGGTCGAGCCGTTCGACACGATCAGCACGCCGCCGTCCACCGCGCCAAAATGCGTGATGCCGTCCGGCATCGT encodes:
- a CDS encoding F0F1 ATP synthase subunit epsilon — its product is MTDPTLRLTIATPAQLVVDGSPIVSLRAEDESGGFGIHAGHEDMVTLLSASVVRWTMPDGITHFGAVDGGVLIVSNGSTVSIACREAVLGESLQRLEAEVHGVRAAQLDTMRRARVEQTRLHAHAVRQMLRYLRPQAARGVPE